A genomic segment from Salvia splendens isolate huo1 chromosome 13, SspV2, whole genome shotgun sequence encodes:
- the LOC121762205 gene encoding peroxisome biogenesis protein 12-like yields the protein MLFQVGGQGTRPTFFEMSAAQQLPSSVRAALTYSLGVFALRRPFIHKILDYEDEFFALLMLVLETHSLRTTDASFSESLYGLRRRGAKIKLKKSNLLTNSADEVRHTGLRKRQKVLSVVFLVVLPYLKSKLQSTYNREREANLQASLWGDSDERFDGDFISADNNSFGSRDVSNIEASARDRCIKRVRKIVGACYPWLHAGNEGLSFAYQLLYLLDATGFYSLGLHALGIHVCRATGQELMDTSSRISKIRSRERERLRGSPWLKALQGGLLTCAYAVLDYAQTGLIAAVFFFKMMEWWYQSAEERMSAPTIYPPPPPPPPPKVAKEGIPLPPDRTLCPLCLQKRANPSVMAVSGFVFCYTCVFKYTNQYKRCPVTLMPASVDQIRRLFHDV from the exons ATGTTGTTTCAGGTGGGAGGGCAAGGTACGCGGCCGACATTCTTCGAGATGTCTGCCGCCCAGCAGCTGCCGTCAAGTGTACGCGCCGCCCTCACTTACTCACTCGGC GTATTTGCTCTGAGAAGACCCTTCATTCATAAAATCTTGGATTATGAAGACGAGTTTTTTGCTCTGCTTATGCTAGTCCTTGAAACTCACAGTTTGCGCACTACAG ATGCTTCTTTCTCGGAATCATTATATGGCTTACGGCGAAGGGGTGCTAAGATTAAATTGAAAAAGAGCAACTTGCTTACAAATTCAGCCGATGAGGTCCGTCACACGGGCTTGCGTAAACGTCAAAAAGTGCTTTCGGTTGTATTTCTG GTTGTTTTACCGTATTTGAAGTCAAAACTCCAATCCACCTACAACAGGGAAAGAGAAGCTAATCTGCAGGCAAGTCTTTGGGGAGATAGTGATGAAAGGTTTGATGGTGACTTTATTAGTGCAGACAATAATTCCTTTGGGTCAAGGGACGTCTCAAATATTGAAGCATCAGCTAGAGATCGATGCATCAAGAGGGTGAGGAAGATTGTTGGTGCTTGCTACCCTTGGCTGCATGCTGGAAATGAAG GATTGTCTTTTGCCTATCAACTATTGTACTTGTTGGACGCCACTGGGTTCTACTCTCTGGGATTACATGCACTTGGCATTCATGTTTGTCGAGCTACTGGTCAAGAGCTG ATGGATACTTCTTCCAGAATTTCAAAAATAAGAAGTCGTGAACGAGAGAGACTACGCGGCTCCCCTTGGCTAAAG GCACTACAAGGTGGTTTACTCACCTGTGCATATGCTGTTCTTGACTATGCCCAGACTGGTTTGATTGCAGCTGTATTTTTCTTCAAA ATGATGGAATGGTGGTACCAGTCAGCTGAAGAAAGAATGTCAGCCCCAACCAtatatcctcctcctccaccaccaccgcctccaAAG GTTGCGAAAGAGGGGATTCCACTACCTCCAGATAGGACACTGTGCCCGTTATGTTTGCAGAAGCGTGCAAACCCATCAGTAATGGCTGTTTCAGGATTCGTGTTTTGCTATACCTGTGTATTCAAATATACCAATCAG TACAAACGCTGCCCGGTCACATTGATGCCCGCGTCAGTGGATCAAATCAGGAGGCTATTTCATGATGTATAA
- the LOC121762208 gene encoding uncharacterized protein LOC121762208: protein MEGLNQKSLERVVSQRAFQMGSSFPCQLCVVGFLCGVCITSVFLAALTSFAASSFGGVSISLFSPGISAPNSSTSSSIGGDCRAFLNENERIDYERTEENVSLLYKAWSDLLGESTDQIRLNRLHVPRAPHLEDCKLSGEMNHRLDTRLPNGSFPPWTIMGSDEENYPLTRKVQRDLWLHQHPVDCNDPSVKFLVADWERLPGFGIGAQLAGMCGLLAIAINEKRVLVTDYYNRADHDGCKGSSRSRWSCYFIPETSLECRKRAFELKDNKAAWGKGIITVKENYTSKEIWAGHVPRAWGNPWSIMQPTTEINGSLLLHHRKMDRRWWRAQAVRYLMRFLSEYTCNLMNIARHTAFGWEAAKMVLASSSQTLFEAEQESKLDIERFVWSNHKPWLPRPLLSMHVRMGDKACEMKVVGFDDYMKLAVKVRRRFPHLNRVWLSTEMQDVVDRSKSYEGWRFHYTNVTRQAGNIRMATYEASLGRETSTNYPLVNFLMATEADFFIGALGSTWCFLIDGMRNTGGKVMSGYLSVNKDRFW, encoded by the exons ATGGAGGGGTTGAATCAGAAGTCTCTGGAGAGAGTGGTTTCACAGAGAGCTTTCCAAATGGGGAGTTCATTTCCATGCCAACTTTGTGTGGTGGGATTTCTGTGTGGGGTTTGCATCACCTCTGTGTTTCTTGCTGCCCTTACCTCATTTGCTGCTTCCTCTTTTGGTGGTGTTTccatctctctcttctctcctgGGATTTCTGCTCCCAATTCTTCTACATCATCATCAATCG GTGGAGACTGCAGGGCCTTTCTTAATGAGAATGAAAGAATCGACTACGAAAGGACAGAGGAGAATGTTTCGTTACTATATAAAGCATGGAGCGACCTACTTGGTGAATCGACTGACCAGATAAGATTGAACAGATTACATGTTCCGAGAGCCCCTCATTTGGAGGATTGCAAGTTGAGTGGCGAAATGAATCATCGTCTTGATACACGCCTTCCGAATGGGAGCTTCCCTCCATGGACA ATCATGGGATCAGACGAGGAAAACTACCCTCTCACAAGGAAAGTGCAGAGGGACTTGTGGCTTCATCAACATCCCGTGGACTGCAACGATCCTAGTGTGAAGTTTCTGGT agcGGATTGGGAGAGATTGCCGGGATTTGGCATTGGAGCGCAACTTGCAGGAATGTGCGGTCTACTTGCTATTGCAATCAACGAAAAGAGGGTGTTAGTTACAGACTACTACAATAGAGCTGATCATGATGGCTGTAAAG GTTCGTCACGCTCTAGATGGTCGTGTTATTTCATCCCCGAGACGTCCCTGGAATGCAGGAAACGAGCCTTTGAACTTAAGGACAACAAAGCAGCATGGGGAAAGGGTATTATAACAGTGAAAGAAAACTATACCTCCAAAGAAATATGGGCAGGACATGTACCTAG GGCCTGGGGAAATCCGTGGAGTATTATGCAGCCAACGACAGAAATAAACGGGAGCTTGTTACTTCATCATCGTAAAATGGATCGTAGATGGTGGCGAGCTCAG GCAGTTCGCTACCTCATGAGGTTTCTGTCCGAGTATACGTGCAACTTGATGAACATTGCTCGACACACTGCATTCGGATGGGAAGCTGCCAAAATGGTTCTTGCATCTTCCTCTCAAACTCTTTTCGAG GCCGAACAAGAGAGCAAGCTCGATATAGAAAGATTCGTATGGTCGAATCACAAACCATGGCTTCCCCGTCCCTTGTTAAGCATGCACGTGAGGATGGGCGATAAGGCGTGTGAAATGAAGGTGGTAGGATTCGACGATTACATGAAGCTAGCAGTGAAGGTTCGAAGGCGCTTCCCACATCTGAATCGCGTGTGGCTTTCCACTGAAATGCAG GACGTCGTTGACAGATCAAAATCATACGAGGGCTGGAGGTTTCACTACACGAACGTGACGCGACAGGCAGGGAACATCAGGATGGCGACCTATGAGGCGAGCCTTGGCAGGGAGACGAGCACCAATTATCCTCTCGTGAACTTCTTGATGGCCACGGAGGCCGACTTCTTCATCGGAGCATTGGGCTCGACGTGGTGCTTCCTCATAGACGGCATGAGGAACACCGGTGGGAAAGTGATGTCGGGTTACTTGAGCGTCAACAAGGACAGATTTTGGTAG
- the LOC121762144 gene encoding serine/threonine protein phosphatase 2A regulatory subunit B''beta-like, with product MDLDFNGDVTSLDAELLQLQEVSPLAIKANPYVAEKLFDQWLSLPETNSLVKSLLNNAKGGGPLNAAGTGSTNTAASNTLPSMFPAGSTPPPSPRSSSGSPRIIKHRAGHSNLPSPLKLVNEPMKERIPQFYFQNGRPPPNELKERCLFRINQFFYGHVDGLQMHEFKPVTKEICKLPSFFSAVLFRKIDTEGTGIVTRDAFVDYWINKNMLSKDLATQLYTILKQPEHRHLVQDDFKPVLRELLTAHPGLEFLQSTPEFQERYAETVIYRIFYYVNRAGNSRLTLKELRRSNLIATMQHADEEEDINKVLRYFSYEHFYVIYCKFWELDSDHDFLIDKENLIRYGNHALTYRIVDRIFSQVPRKFTSKVEGKMGYEDFVYFILSEEDKSSEPSLEYWFKCIDLDGNGIITRNEMQFFYEEQLHRMECMAQEPVLFEDILCQIVDMVHPEEESYFTLRDIKGSRLSGSVFNILFNLNKFMAFETRDPFLIRQERENPNLTEWDRFAHREYIRLSMEEDAEDASNGSGDVWDEPFEAPF from the exons ATGGATTTGGATTTCAATGGCGATGTCACGAGCCTCGATGCTGAACTGCTGCAGCTTCAGGAGGTGTCGCCGCTGGCTATTAAAGCCAACCCTTATGTTGCCGAGAAGCTGTTTGATCAGTGGCTTTCGCTTCCCGAAACCAATTCCTtg GTAAAATCGTTGCTCAATAATGCCAAGGGAGGTGGCCCCTTGAATGCTGCTGGAACAGGTAGCACAAATACTGCAGCTAGCAATACGCTGCCTTCAATGTTTCCTGCAGGTAGTACGCCACCACCTTCACCAAGGAGTTCCTCAGGTTCTCCTCGAATCATAAAACACAGGGCAGGCCATTCCAATTTACCCTCTCCCTTGAAATTAGTGAATGAACCCATGAAAGAACGTATACCTCAG TTCTATTTCCAAAATGGGCGCCCACCACCTAATGAATTGAAAGAGCGATGCTTGTTTAGAATTAACCAATTTTTTTATGGTCACGTGGATGGACTGCAGATGCATG AATTTAAACCAGTAACGAAGGAAATTTGCAAGCTCCCGTCTTTCTTTTCTGCTGTACTGTTTAGAAAGATCGACACTGAGGGAACTGGAATTGTGACCAG GGATGCGTTTGTCGATTATTGGATTAATAAAAACATGTTGTCCAAGGATCTAGCAACACAGTTATACACAATCTTGAAGCAGCCAGAGCACAGACACTTGGTCCAG GATGACTTTAAACCTGTTCTTCGAGAACTTTTGACCGCTCATCCTGGGTTGGAATTCCTACAGAGTACACCTGAATTTCAAGAAAGATATG CTGAAACTGTAATATACAGAATATTTTACTATGTGAATAGAGCTGGTAATAGTCGTCTTACACTGAAGGAGCTGAGACGCTCAAACTTGATTGCCACAATGCAGCATgcagatgaagaagaagatattAACAAAGTCTTGAG GTACTTCTCCTATGAGCATTTCTATGTGATATACTGCAAGTTCTGGGAGCTGGACTCAGATCATGATTTTTTGATTGACAAAGAAAACCTCATCAGATATGGTAACCATGCACTTACCTACAGGATTGTTGATAGAATATTTTCTCAG GTTCCGAGAAAGTTCACCAGTAAGGTTGAAGGAAAGATGGGATATGAAGATTTTGTCTACTTCATATTGTCAGAGGAGGATAAATCATCAGAACCTAGTCTTGAGTATTG GTTCAAGTGCATAGATTTGGATGGTAATGGCATTATAACGAGGAATGAAATGCAATTCTTTTATGAGGAGCAGTTGCATAGAATGGAATGCATGGCCCAAGAGCCTGTGCTTTTTGAAGATATACTATGTCAAATTGTTGACATGGTTCATCCAGAG GAAGAGAGCTATTTTACGTTGCGGGATATAAAAGGCAGCAGACTTTCTGGCAGTGTTTTCAATATCCTGTTTAACCTTAATAAGTTCATGGCTTTCGAGACTCGTGATCCATTTCTAATTCGCCAG GAGCGTGAGAACCCTAATTTGACGGAGTGGGATCGCTTTGCTCACCGAGAATACATTAGGCTCTCGATGGAGGAAGATGCAGAAGATGCCTCTAATGGAAGTGgcgatgtttgggatgaaccgtTCGAGGCTCCTTTTTGA
- the LOC121762206 gene encoding uncharacterized protein LOC121762206, whose translation MGCFPACFGHLRRDLNTKKCLSQDESVKFLPEKTASLKEEEIVDPIKLVSHISVDISKEKEEETFCNHSNVNKISKISSKSDSTSLVECGNGKVEMERGNEREDQETSSHVVQEESCCSSLFTLSIDSRKHFLAVRNGRKRG comes from the exons ATGGGATGTTTTCCTGCTTGTTTTGGCCATTTAAGAAGAGATCTTAACACTAAAAAG TGTTTGTCTCAGGATGAATCTGTCAAATTCTTACCAGAAAAGACAGCATCACTGAAAGAGGAGGAGATTGTTGATCCCATCAAACTTGTTTCACATATATCTGT AGATATTAGcaaggaaaaagaagaagaaacatTTTGCAATCACTCAAATGtcaataaaattagtaaaatcaGCAGCAAAAGTGATAGTACTAGTTTGGTGGAATGTGGAAATGGCAAAGTAGAAATGGAGAGAGGGAATGAGAGAGAAGATCAAGAAACCAGTAGTCATGTTGTTCAAGAAGAGTCTTGCTGCAGCTCTCTCTTCACTCTATCCATAGATTCTAGGAAGCATTTTTTAGCTGTCAGAAATGGGAGAAAAAGAGGGTAG
- the LOC121762791 gene encoding putative lysine-specific demethylase JMJ16, whose product MDSSLIPPGFEAFASLYLAKMEGDQASNCASSANPSMAENIQLGTQCNNANTSTSIRHISLIKQNQLDSSSSDQIELEQENFSRNWLPKGVLRGCEACENCQKVIAKWRPEEARRPDIEDAPVFYPSEEEFEDTIKYIASIRSKADMYGICRIVPPPSWNPPCPLKEKNIWERSKFATRIQQLDKLQNRESMMKKFLVKHDKSKKRKCLRRGAEHANGIQDTKTSDNAEQFGFEPGPDFTLDEFYKYDDDFMAQYFWKSNNSSSLRDSNSTLDKQWHPTIQEIEGEYWRMVERPTEEIEVLYGADLETGAFGSGFPKHSHQVASASETKYINSGWNLNNFPRLPGSVLAFESNEISGVVVPWLYIGMCFSSFCWHVEDHHMYSLNYMHLGAPKMWYGVPGSDATKLEAAMRKHLPDLFEEQPDLLHKLVTQLSPSILRSEGVPVYRCVQNPGEYILTFPRAYHAGFNCGFNCAEAVNIAPVDWLPHGHKAIELYREQGRRTSISHDKLLLGAAREAVKENWQHNFLKKHKSNTPNLRWNEACGKGGFLSKALKTRVDMEHKWRELLSKSSKALKMESSFDANCERECSVCLFDLHLSAAGCHQCSPDKYACLTHAKQLCSCSWSAKFFLFRYDNMELNLLVEALEGKLSAVYRWAKLDMGLALTSHVAESKQVASQESAQEVISSAPIAISSEEQKRKAPRGSSSSAKYVGSIGSSKNVEPPSSALTAISSEEQKRKVPRGSSSSKKYMGSVGSSKNVELPFVVLALPCVKKATRFKIKSTTPKSSCKKENSLQPPPGFEVQSCQAFRPNNPAIVSPGASGKSKEKQPSHMGHKDVILLSDDEEDGPPCKKTCVVRGTVQKDTIGTQKPIFSDSMTKLDSCIDKPASAATVTLPSDVCIPSSTRVKVEELTESESSIGSNPPTSSCVNTSLMDTDSIKNVGRNKETNDSDEANHNPQLIDDEKVRELRSVDNMLTVSNPSSHQHNMDGLSRQKRPRIAKVIRRVSCNVEPLDFGAAHGGKLWCDSNSIYPKGFRSRVRYIDVTDPTNMCYYVSEILDAGKDRPLFMVSLETDPSEVFVHVSAGKCWELVRERVNHAIAQQHKLGKGKLPLLQPPGSVDGMQMFGFSSPAIMQAIQATDCDRVCQEYWQSQSRMQIP is encoded by the exons ATGGACAGCTCATTAATTCCACCTGGTTTTGAGGCATTTGCCTCTCTCTATCTGGCCAAGATGGAGGGTGATCAAGCCAGTAATTGCGCAAGTTCCGCCAACCCTTCTATGGCAGAAAATATCCAGTTAGGAACACAATGTAACAATGCAAACACCAGCACGTCTATTAGGCATATATCATTGATAAAACAGAATCAGCTTGATAGCAGTTCAAGTGATCAAATTGAATTAGAACAG GAAAACTTTTCCAGGAATTGGTTGCCAAAAGGGGTTCTTCGAGGGTGTGAAGCATGTGAGAACTGCCAAAAG GTTATTGCAAAATGGCGTCCTGAAGAAGCTCGAAGGCCTGATATTGAGGATGCTCCTGTATTTTATCCTTCTGAAGAG GAGTTTGAGGATACCATAAAATACATTGCAAGTATACGCTCTAAGGCAGATATGTATGGGATCTGTCGCATAGTACCACCTCCATCATGGAACCCTCCTTGCCCTCTGAAGGAAAAGAACATATGGGAAAGGTCTAAATTTGCGACACGAATTCAGCAGTTAGACAAACTTCAGAATCGGGAATCGATGATGAAGAAGTTTCTAGTCAAACATGACAAGAGTAAAAAGAGAAAATGCCTGAGAAGAGGAGCCGAACATGCAAATGGTATTCAGGATACTAAAACTTCAGACAATGCCGAGCAATTTGGATTTGAGCCTGGTCCAGATTTTACTCTGGACGAGTTTTATAAGTATGATGATGATTTTATGGCTCAGTACTTCTGGAAAAGTAATAATAGTTCAAGTTTAAGAGATAGCAATTCTACACTTGACAAGCAGTGGCACCCTACAATACAAGAAATTGAGGGAGAATATTGGCGGATGGTAGAGAGACCAACAGAAGAAATTGAG GTGCTTTACGGGGCTGACCTGGAAACTGGAGCATTTGGCAGTGGGTTTCCTAAACATTCCCATCAAGTTGCTTCTGCTTCAGAGACGAAGTACATTAATTCAGGATGGAACTTGAATAACTTCCCAAGACTTCCTGGTTCTGTTCTAGCATTTGAAAGCAATGAAATATCTGGTGTTGTGGTTCCTTGGTTGTATATAGGAATGTGTTTTTCTTCATTTTGCTGG CATGTAGAGGACCATCACATGTACTCCTTGAATTACATGCATTTGGGAGCTCCGAAAATGTGGTATGGAGTTCCAGGATCAGATGCTACGAAACTGGAGGCAGCTATGAGAAAACATTTACCGGACCTCTTCGAAGAACAGCCTGACTTGCTTCATAAGCTG GTTACCCAACTATCACCTTCAATCCTAAGGTCCGAAGGGGTGCCTGTTTATCGGTGCGTGCAGAATCCAGGAGAATATATACTGACCTTCCCTCGAGCATATCATGCTGGATTCAACTGTGGTTTTAACTGCGCTGAGGCAGTTAATATCGCACCTGTTGACTGGTTGCCGCATGGACATAAAGCTATTGAGCTGTACCGCGAGCAAGGCAGACGAACTTCCATTTCACATGATAAACTATTGCTTGGTGCAGCTAGAGAAGCTGTAAAAGAAAATTGGCAACATAATTTTTTGAAGAAGCACAAATCAAATACTCCTAATTTAAGATGGAATGAAGCTTGCGGAAAGGGTGGCTTCTTATCAAAAGCACTCAAG ACTCGTGTTGACATGGAGCATAAATGGAGGGAACTCCTTAGCAAATCCTCAAAGGCACTTAAGATGGAGAGCTCCTTTGATGCTAATTGTGAGAGGGAATGCAGTGTCTGCCTCTTCGATCTACACCTATCTGCTGCAGGTTGCCACCAGTGTTCGCCGGATAAATATGCATGCTTGACTCATGCCAAACAGTTGTGTTCGTGCTCATGGAGTGCTAAGTTTTTCCTTTTCCGTTATGACAACATGGAGTTGAATCTATTAGTTGAAGCTTTGGAGGGGAAACTAAGCGCAGTATATCGATGGGCAAAGCTTGATATGGGCCTCGCTCTCACCTCTCATGTTGCAGAAAGCAAGCAAGTTGCATCTCAAGAGTCAGCTCAAGAAGTGATAAGTTCAGCACCGATTGCAATTTCTTCAGAGGAGCAGAAAAGGAAAGCGCCTAGAGGCTCTTCTAGTTCAGCGAAGTATGTGGGCAGCATTGGCTCGTCTAAGAATGTGGAACCGCCTAGTTCAGCACTGACTGCAATTTCTTCAGAGGAGCAGAAAAGGAAAGTGCCTAGAGGCTCTTCTAGTTCAAAGAAGTATATGGGCAGCGTTGGATCGTCTAAGAATGTGGAACTGCCTTTTGTAGTATTGGCTTTACCATGTGTGAAGAAAGCAACCcgttttaaaattaaatcaactACACCTAAAAGTTCGTGCAAAAAAGAAAACTCTTTACAGCCCCCTCCTGGATTTGAAGTGCAGTCATGTCAGGCTTTTCGACCCAATAATCCCGCGATAGTGTCCCCAGGAGCTTCGGGTAAATCTAAGGAGAAGCAGCCATCACATATGGGACACAAGGATGTCATACTACTGAGtgatgatgaagaagacggaCCACCCTGTAAAAAGACGTGTGTCGTAAGGGGGACTGTTCAAAAGGATACAATAGGTACCCAGAAGCCAATTTTTTCCGATAGTATGACAAAGTTAGATAGTTGCATTGATAAACCAGCCTCCGCAGCCACTGTTACTCTTCCTTCTGATGTATGCATTCCTAGTTCAACGCGTGTTAAAGTTGAGGAGCTTACTGAGTCTGAAAGTTCTATAGGAAGCAACCCTCCGACCAGTTCTTGCGTTAACACTTCACTGATGGATACCGATTCCATCAAAAATGTGGGGAGGAACAAAGAGACGAATGATTCTGATGAGGCAAACCATAATCCccaactaattgatgatgagAAAGTGAGAGAGTTGAGATCTGTAGATAACATGCTTACTGTATCAAACCCATCGAGCCATCAACATAACATGGATGGGCTCTCTCGCCAGAAGCGCCCTCGTATTGCAAAAGTTATCAGGAGAGTCAGTTGCAATGTCGAGCCTTTGGACTTTGGAGCTGCGCATGGTGGAAAGTTGTGGTGTGATAGTAATTCGATTTACCCAAAAG GATTTAGGAGTCGAGTGAGGTACATAGATGTTACTGATCCGACCAATATGTGCTATTACGTCTCTGAAATCCTAGATGCTGGGAAGGATCGACCTTTATTTATG GTGTCGTTGGAGACCGATCCTAGTGAAGTATTTGTCCATGTCTCAGCTGGTAAATGCTGGGAACTGGTTCGGGAGCGAGTAAATCATGCGATTGCCCAGCAACATAAGCTCGGAAAGGGGAAGCTTCCACTTCTGCAGCCTCCTGGGAGTGTCGATGGCATGCAAATGTTTGGCTTTTCGTCGCCAGCAATCATGCAG GCCATCCAGGCTACGGACTGCGATCGAGTTTGCCAAGAATACTGGCAATCGCAATCACGGATGCAGATTCCTTAA
- the LOC121763097 gene encoding 60S ribosomal protein L7-2-like has translation MAEKVGQIVPESVLKKQKREEEWALVKKQEVAALKEKKAANRKLIYNRAKDYAKEYAAQERELIQLKREARLKGGFYVNPEAKLLFIIRIRGINAMHPTTKKILQLLRLRQIFNGVFLKVNKATVNMLHRVEPYVTFGYPNLKSVRELIYKRGFGKVNKQRIALTDNSIIEQTLGKHGIICIEDLIHEILTVGPHFKEANNFLWPFQLSAPLGGLERKRNHYVEGGDAGNREDYINELIRRMN, from the exons ATGGCTGAGAAGGTAGGACAAATTGTTCCTGAGTCTGTTTTGAAGAAAcagaagagagaagaggaatGGGCCTTGGTCAAGAAGCAGGAGGTTGCAGCTCTCAAGGAAAAGAAGGCTGCAAACCGGAAGCTGATTTATAACAGAGCCAAGGACTATGCGAAGGAATATGCCGCGCAG GAAAGGGAGCTCATTCAGTTGAAGCGCGAGGCGAGGTTGAAAGGAGGGTTCTATGTGAACCCCGAGGCTAAGCTGCTTTTCATCATTCGCATCCGTGG TATTAATGCAATGCATCCTACCACAAAGAAGATCCTGCAGCTACTGCGTCTTCGTCAG ATTTTTAACGGAGTGTTCCTAAAAGTGAACAAAGCAACAGTGAATATGCTGCACAGGGTGGAGCCATATGTTACTTTCGG GTACCCAAACTTGAAGAGTGTTAGAGAATTGATTTACAAGAGGGGATTTGGCAAGGTCAACAAGCAGCGCATTGCTTTGACCGACAACTCGATTATTGAACAG ACTCTTGGCAAACACGGCATTATCTGCATCGAGGATCTCATCCATGAGATCCTGACTGTTGGTCCTCACTTCAAGGAGGCTAACAACTTCCTCTGGCCGTTCCAACTATCGGCACCCTTGGGTGGACTCGAGAGAAAGAGGAACCACTATGTGGAAGGCGGAGATGCCGGGAACCGTGAAGACTACATCAATGAACTCATTAGAAGGATGAACTAG